Proteins from one Streptomyces sp. NBC_00390 genomic window:
- a CDS encoding DUF5819 family protein — MDSYEDEHVAREPARAAGMAGLSLPYQVAAGVCLALVAVVGCVHLAMVFLHVAPSNVVTKQHGKAVDGWVYPEFEQNWKLFAPNPLQQNIAVQVRAEYTGFDGGRRTSGWIDLSAEDGEAIRGSLLPSHVHQNQLRRGWDFFLASHDGENRPDGLRGRLSESYMRRIVMQRLDARDLGGPVARIQLRSATTPVEAPAFSDEKIDTRSAYRQLPWWTITAADLPKGADNGRMEADR; from the coding sequence ATGGATTCCTACGAGGACGAGCACGTCGCACGCGAGCCGGCCCGTGCCGCCGGCATGGCCGGTCTGTCGCTCCCGTACCAGGTCGCCGCTGGTGTCTGCCTCGCGCTCGTCGCCGTGGTCGGCTGCGTCCATCTCGCGATGGTCTTTCTCCATGTCGCCCCCTCGAACGTCGTGACCAAGCAGCACGGAAAGGCGGTGGACGGCTGGGTCTACCCCGAGTTCGAGCAGAACTGGAAGCTTTTCGCCCCCAACCCGCTCCAGCAGAACATCGCCGTGCAGGTCCGGGCCGAGTACACCGGCTTTGACGGCGGGCGCCGCACGAGCGGCTGGATCGACCTCTCGGCGGAGGACGGCGAGGCCATCCGGGGCAGTCTCCTCCCCAGCCACGTCCATCAGAACCAGCTCCGCCGCGGCTGGGACTTCTTCCTCGCCTCGCACGACGGCGAGAACCGCCCCGACGGCCTGCGCGGCCGGCTCTCCGAGAGCTACATGCGCCGCATCGTGATGCAGCGCCTGGACGCCCGCGACCTCGGCGGCCCGGTCGCCCGCATCCAGCTCAGATCGGCGACGACCCCGGTCGAGGCCCCGGCCTTCAGCGACGAGAAGATCGACACCCGGTCCGCCTACCGGCAGCTTCCCTGGTGGACGATCACCGCCGCGGATCTGCCCAAGGGCGCCGACAACGGCCGAATGGAGGCGGACCGGTGA
- the paaA gene encoding 1,2-phenylacetyl-CoA epoxidase subunit PaaA, with amino-acid sequence MTAVTAETYEAAFDAAVAADERIEPRDWMPDAYRASLVRQMAQHAHSEIIGMQPEANWITRAPSLRRKAILMAKVQDEAGHGLYLYSAAETLGTGRDELLDKLHTGRQKYSSIFNYPTLTWADVGAIGWLVDGAAITNQVPLCRCSYGPYARAMVRICKEESFHQRQGYELLLTLSQGTPEQHAMAQDAVDRWWWPSLMMFGPPDDASAHSAQSMAWKIKRHSNDELRQRFVDICVPQAEALGLTLPDPDLRWNEERGHHDFGAIDWAEFQEVLKGNGPCNEQRITQRRQAHEEGAWVRDAAAAYAEKHHAAQHTKPGEATA; translated from the coding sequence ATGACGGCAGTGACAGCGGAGACCTATGAGGCGGCGTTCGACGCGGCCGTGGCCGCCGACGAACGCATCGAGCCGCGCGACTGGATGCCGGACGCGTACCGCGCCTCGCTGGTACGCCAGATGGCTCAGCACGCGCACTCCGAGATCATCGGCATGCAGCCCGAGGCGAACTGGATCACGCGCGCGCCGTCGCTGCGCCGCAAGGCGATCCTGATGGCCAAGGTGCAGGACGAGGCCGGTCACGGCCTGTATCTCTACAGCGCCGCCGAGACCCTGGGCACGGGTCGTGACGAACTGCTCGACAAGCTCCACACCGGGCGCCAGAAGTACTCGTCGATCTTCAACTACCCCACGCTGACCTGGGCCGACGTCGGCGCCATCGGCTGGCTCGTGGACGGAGCCGCGATCACCAACCAGGTGCCGCTGTGCCGCTGCTCGTACGGGCCGTACGCCCGCGCGATGGTGCGGATCTGCAAGGAGGAGTCCTTCCACCAGCGCCAGGGGTACGAGCTGCTGCTCACCCTGTCGCAGGGGACACCCGAGCAGCACGCGATGGCACAGGACGCGGTCGACCGCTGGTGGTGGCCCTCGCTGATGATGTTCGGCCCCCCGGATGACGCGTCGGCGCACTCCGCGCAGTCCATGGCCTGGAAGATCAAGCGGCATTCGAACGACGAGCTGCGCCAGCGCTTCGTGGACATCTGCGTCCCGCAGGCCGAGGCACTCGGACTCACTCTCCCCGACCCCGACCTCCGGTGGAACGAGGAGCGCGGGCACCACGACTTCGGCGCCATCGACTGGGCCGAGTTCCAGGAAGTCCTCAAGGGCAACGGCCCTTGCAACGAGCAGCGGATCACCCAGCGCCGCCAGGCACACGAGGAAGGCGCCTGGGTCCGCGACGCAGCCGCGGCCTACGCCGAGAAGCACCACGCAGCACAGCACACGAAGCCCGGGGAGGCGACGGCATGA
- the paaB gene encoding 1,2-phenylacetyl-CoA epoxidase subunit PaaB gives MSSSTEWPLWEVFVRSRRGLSHTHAGSLHAPDAEMALRNARDLYTRRSEGVSIWVVPSSAVTASSPDEKDPFFEPAADKPYRHPTFYDIPEGVKHL, from the coding sequence ATGAGCAGCTCGACCGAATGGCCGCTGTGGGAGGTCTTCGTGCGCTCGCGCCGCGGTCTCTCCCACACCCACGCGGGCAGCCTGCACGCCCCGGACGCGGAGATGGCCCTGCGCAATGCCCGTGACCTCTACACGCGGCGGAGCGAAGGCGTCTCGATCTGGGTCGTCCCCTCATCGGCGGTGACCGCGTCATCACCGGACGAGAAGGACCCCTTCTTCGAGCCGGCCGCCGACAAGCCCTACCGCCACCCGACGTTCTACGACATCCCGGAAGGGGTGAAGCACCTGTGA
- the paaC gene encoding 1,2-phenylacetyl-CoA epoxidase subunit PaaC translates to MTAPVDQTVPPAPVDAAALALGDDALVLSHRLGEWAGHAPVLEEEVALANIALDLLGQARVLLSLVGDEDELAYLREERAFRNLQLVEQPNGDFAHTIARQFYFSVYQRLLYGQLAAGDSTFAGLAAKAVKEVAYHQDHAEHWVARLGDGTAESHERMQRACDALWRFTGEMFQPVAGLDVDWQTLHVSWLEIVTAALERATLTVPAGARSGAWSAGAGRQGLHTESFGRMLAEMQHLHRSHPGASW, encoded by the coding sequence GTGACCGCGCCCGTCGACCAGACCGTGCCTCCCGCGCCGGTGGACGCCGCAGCGCTCGCGCTCGGCGACGACGCCCTGGTGCTCTCGCACCGGCTGGGGGAGTGGGCCGGCCATGCCCCCGTCCTGGAGGAAGAGGTCGCGCTCGCCAACATCGCCCTGGACCTGCTGGGACAGGCACGGGTCCTGCTCTCCCTCGTCGGCGACGAGGACGAGCTGGCGTATCTGCGCGAGGAGCGGGCCTTCCGCAACCTTCAGCTGGTCGAGCAGCCGAACGGCGACTTCGCGCACACCATTGCGCGCCAGTTCTACTTCTCCGTCTACCAGCGCCTGCTGTACGGGCAGCTGGCAGCCGGGGACAGCACGTTCGCGGGCCTTGCCGCCAAGGCGGTCAAGGAGGTGGCGTACCACCAGGACCACGCCGAGCACTGGGTCGCCCGTCTGGGGGACGGCACCGCGGAGAGCCATGAGCGGATGCAGCGCGCGTGTGACGCCCTGTGGCGGTTCACCGGCGAGATGTTCCAGCCGGTGGCGGGCCTGGATGTCGACTGGCAGACCCTGCACGTCAGCTGGCTGGAGATCGTGACGGCCGCGCTGGAGCGCGCGACGCTGACCGTGCCGGCCGGCGCGCGCAGCGGCGCATGGTCGGCGGGTGCCGGCCGCCAGGGTCTGCACACCGAGTCGTTCGGGCGGATGCTCGCCGAGATGCAGCATCTGCACCGCAGCCACCCGGGGGCGTCATGGTGA